Part of the Panicum hallii strain FIL2 unplaced genomic scaffold, PHallii_v3.1 scaffold_281, whole genome shotgun sequence genome is shown below.
TGTATATATATTGAGACTTTGCACATCTCGTTTGTTTCTATGCATATATAAATATTTTAtaacttcttttcttctttagttttggacaTAGGAAACTAGAAACAATTTATGTGGATATTATGTTCATGAGTACATTCACACTTTTGTAAGTGACAAATTGATGACTGCCAATATCTAAGTACGTAAACACCATTTACAAGTACATTTCTGATTGTGCGGGCATGATAGATTAATATAtttgttatattttttaaaTGATAGATGATGAGAATAATGGAAGAACTCTCTTGGTGGATAGGATTCGGGCAATCTCGTAGGAACTCATACGGTTTAATAATTGCAAGGTCTTATATGCCAAAGGAACATTCTGCTTCAACGGAAAGCTTAATCAGCCACTGTCGTCAGCGTGTGATGTAAACAAAACACTATTAACCGATGGATCGTGATGACGAGTTATATACTTGTGACGAGTTATATAGTTGTGCATTTGTAAATACTAATATATTCGTAAATACTTGTATACTTGTATATTGGATGTATACTTAAGTACGTGCTGGATCGTAACATGTTATCTAGTTTCAAAAGATTTCTACATGATCACGGCTGATGGACGTATAGCAGAGTACGAGCTCGGGTACACGGGTAGACGTAACAATTGTGCGTAAATAAACAGCAACAAAAGAAATAAAACTGGAAACAaaaagtaaaattacttttattACCGATCGGCACAACAACAGCTACTACTGGGACAGCCTTAGCGCATTAGCGTGGCAACCCCATTAGTAACAGTTGGTGTTACCATCTAATACTAAAGATTCCTTTAGTACGGACCATGCAACTGGTACTAATGATCAAGACTTTTAGTCTCGGTTGCTCGGTACTGGTTGTACAACCGGTACCAAAGGGAGTTTAAAAATCGGTATTAATTGTGCGTTAAAATATTGTAAGATCGATCCTGTCCTCCATTTTCCACACCAGGTAACCACCTTTCCACTATTCCTAGCTTTATTCATCCAAAAACCCATATTCTATTTATATGAGATATCATTCTTCATCAGTTCAAATTCCATAAACCACAAGAAACCTCCTAAAAATGCTACAAATGTATCTAAGCATATTTTTGTACTCATTCTTCCAAATTCAAGAGTAATATAGAACGTTATTCCAATATTTTAACATTAAAATATTGGAAAACACATTCTAACGAACCATGAAAAGAAAATTCTTGCTAGCCTATTTCCTACATCATATCCTTTGCTCAAATGAAATATAATAATGTTACAATATTTGGAGcattaaaatatttaaattccCTTTTCTTATGTCTAGAAAATGCATTTCTTATATATATCTTTAGTTCATCTTACTCAATAAGTCCTTAGAAAACCACAGTAAAATACTACAACAATGTATAAACCTATTTCCATCTCTAAATTCTTAGTTGAAACTCAATGGAACCATGTTTCAATATCTAAAACTTTCAAATAGTCGAAAACCCTTTTCTTATATCCAGAAATTCATATTTAATTCCTTTCCAATTCACTATATCTATCGAAATTCCCAAAACACACCAAAGAATCATATAAGGTTAATACTCAAGACCTAATAATCTTGGTTCCATCTTAAAAAAAACCATTTCAAACAGTTCAACCTTTTATTCCTTAGGAAATCCATTTCTTGATATATCTGGAAATCCAATCCTCTTAATCATTCTATTCCAAGCAAATACCCAGCCTCTTCATCATTTTCATAATATATCCCACAACTCAATTAGCTGGGCCAGTGCAACGCGCGAGATCAATGTGCAACTAAGAAGGCGGCTTTTTGTCAGAGAGAAAGAGTCTGCCGCTGTGTGTTAGTGATATAGGTGCACACGCGTGGTTTCAAATGGGAAAGGAAGCCAGTGAGGCAGCTTGTGGGAACAGGACAGGAGGAGCACCTGTAGTACTGCATTAGATGACTAGCAATAATTCATAAGCACTCGACGCAGTATGCAAGCAGTAGCAGCAAGGTGACTCTAGCTACTCTACTACTAGTGTTAGACCTATAAGGGATGAGAGAGCTGGTGGTGGTTTTGATCGTCTGCGGTCATCCAAGGATCACGTAAAGGTAAACCTCGTCATCTTTGTGGACTATTCTTTCCACATGAAGAAGCAGCCTTGTTGATGATCATGAGCCAGGCAACCTAGCTAGTACCTATAACTAACTGGTGTTCATCCATGCATACGCGGTCACTTGCAGAGTTTCGCAGGAAGTTAGTCTATACCCCAACTCTGGCCCATCCGGAAAAATGTTGAAATAAAAGTTAATTTATGGGTAGAGATTATTGGCCTTTTAGTTTTAAACTCTAGTTGACATCACCGATTTATCTTTATTGCATGCGCTCATCCTCCATGGGTGGGCTACAAAAGAAAATAGAATTTGTGTTAGTTGACTCCGCGCGGGGGTATTCAGACATCAAAAAAATTGATTTTTTTCTAGCTGAAGCAACACCTAGCTAATCGTGCCCATGGGCCATAGTTAGTAGGTGGCCGGATTAAGCCGGGCAAGTGCCTAACAATTGGTCATGATAGCACGCGTCATGAAAAATTAATCATCTAGCAAATAATGATAAAAATGCATAATTCATGACAAAGTCCCCAAACATGATAAGCTAAGCTTCGTTAGAACATCTGAATATTGGATGCAAAAAAAATTGTTGTTTAGGCCATCCTAAGGTTTCAACGAATACTTGTATTATTGTACGCCAATCATCTAAAACTTGCGCAAGCTAACTCATTAGCTAAAACCCAGCCTGGCCATGGATAGAGATGGAATTGACATGCATTATTTCTTGATTCGTCTAGATCGTCCAAGAGTCTGTATTTCCCACTTGCATTGGGCAAGGTTCGAGCAAGGAGGCATCCTGCAACCTGCACCCATGCACAGTAGTCTCCAGCCCTAGTCAAGGTAGATTAAATAAACTAGAACGGCGCCACTAGCTGCAAGGTAGATTAAACTAGGACGCGGCTGACCAGGGAGAGACTGATCGAAGCAATGGCTCATTAGTTAATTTGTCTTTTGAAATTATTGGCTACACCAGGCCGTTGATGATCCAATACTCATATGTATGCTTGCGTGTTATATTGTCGTCACTAGAGAGACGGACCGGGCACCAGCAGCTCACCAGCACTATAAATAGGCATGCATCCCCGTTAGTTCATAGAGCAACAAGATCCGGGCAGCAAAGCACGCTCGTGACATCCCTTAGCTAGCTCGTGGCATCCACTGCGTACTTAGCAAACTCCCATCAATGGTAGGTACTTTAAGCTGTGTCTCAGTTGATGATTGTCTGTCATATACAGTACTATGCATGCATCATCAGTTCTCTAGATCCATAAATAGCGCATTAATTATTGCTTTTCTGAACTGATCCATCATATGCTGGCCGAGCTAGGGAAAGACTACCTGTGCACTGCAGCTAGCTAGGTTTTCTACGTACAGCTAGCTAGAGTAACCTGCTAGCTCGCTCGCTAGTTATATTTACCCATATGGATGCATATGTACATGCAGGCGATGATTGCCGTCGGCCCGTTCGGTGGTGCTCAGGGTACATCGCACGACATGACCGGGACATCCAAGAAACTTCAGAGCGTTACTGTTTATAGCAGCAAGGACGGTGCCGGTGGACACATCAACGGCATCTCCTTCTCGTATGAAAATGACCAGGGGTCAACTACGTCGGTCGATACGTGGGGCACAGCTGCAGGCTCAAAAGCTACGGTATGTATGTTCTTGTCGATTCATTGTACGTTGTTATAGCTAATGTACCAACCTATTCTAATGTGCCAAAATCGTCGTTAGTTTACCATTCCAGCAGGTGCGTATTTGGCCAACCTCTCCGGCACATTCGACAACAATGTCAAATCGCTGACTTTTGTCACTAGCGACGGGGAGCCATACGGGCCGTACGGTGATCCGGCAGCTGGGAAGGGTTTCGAGATACCAATGCATAAGGGCGCCATCGTCGGCTTCTTTGCTCATTCCGGCGGGGTGCTCAACTCTCTCGGGGCATACGTGGGTGCCCAGCCATAGATGCAACACAGTATGCTACCAACAGTACTACCGGCCGGAACCGTTGGGCATGCATGCTGGTGGCCACCTTGATGCCTTGTGCTGCTGTTTGATTACTCAGCTGTGTGCAGTTTAATACAATAAAGTAGCTAGGGGCCCTACCGATCAGTACTTTAGCAGTAGCTGATGGATGGATTCCCATAGCTGTCCGTCTAAGTGTGCTTCTTTAAGTTACCGCTTTGCTGTTTGCGTGTTGTTTGCACTGTCCTGAATGGCTTTGTGATGAATAAAGGTCTTGGAACTTTGTTATTTATTTCCTCATATTTTGGTAAGAGTGGTACCCCTGTGAATCATATTGGATCAAAGACTATTATTTGGCCTAGTTTTATACAACGCTCAAAACAACCGCGTGTACGGTGATTGAGTTTTCAGTTATACTGCAGAAGGTCCTGCATGCATTTTGAACCACCATGAAGTTAACTAACTCGAGAGTAGGGAATCCAAACACCCTGGGCCCAGCCAACAGAAGATCTCAATCGTGTACTCAGGCAAACCACCCGCCAAAACAGTAACTAAATCCACACAGGCAACTTCCACGTCTAAAAGATACTCTGGTAGAGCGCGTTAGGGAGCGTTAAGTCCATGCAGCAGTACCACTGTGCAACAGGTGTTATTATTATATCACCAGCAGCTAAATATATTCGAACTTAGGAGAAAACTGAAGTGATCCAACTGTAGTTTTgaatagagagagagagaggggggggggggtgtatTTGGCATGCATATATATTCAGCTCCCTACTTAACTCTGCATGTTTTATGTCCGCTTCATGTGTACGCAGTTCAAGTGTATTTGAACTGTTTTTGCACTATGCATTATCTAGGAATAATCAATCTTATACTTACATTATAATAGCCTGGTAAGTGCTACAAGCATGCCGATGACTCAACTTGTGTTACTATTGTTGCTTAAGAGATTTGTAGAACCCTCTATAATACAGCTCCCCCACTCCTTATATCCCGAATCTCCCTTCCATTGGAGCTCTTCCGAGCTGCCCACGGCCACCTATGCCCGCCTCCCAATTACTGCCCCGCCCTTCACCATCATCGACCTACGACCAGTGCGCTGGCCACGGATGATGACCATGCAACCAACTGGAGCCAAACCTCCTTGCAAAAGTGAAATCCCTGTTCTGTTCCATTTTCCACCTGTTTCAACACCGCTCTAGCAAGCGACCACCGACAAGATTGCCCTTGCAGGTTTTCCTCTTCATGGTCTACCTGTCATATAGTTGCTATCATGAGTCATCATATGAACTGAGCACCAGAGAAGGCAAAGTTATAGTTTTCGAGTCATTGGGGAAACCACACGTCGATATCCAACACGTTCTAGCTAGACGCGTTGAAGAAGTAAATTAATTTTTGTAACAATCTAATTTTCAAATCAGgaatctaaataaatttttgtaGCATCAATAAGATTTTTATTCAATCTCTTTTGATTTTAGAATATTTACCGCAAATTATAAATAATTTACTtagccataaaaagaaatataagaaaatataggtcttgtgtgTTTCATGCCGCATCGCATcgttttattgcttgtctttcagttgaatttaaattcaaataatttgattgtttcttttttctttcctctcccttttctcttttgGGCTCAATCTAATCCTCTTTCTTTCCCACTcccccttccttctcttttttggcccagcccagttccttttccctctctctttcccttctctcttctcccttccttttctcccGCGCGGCCCAGCACAACCGGCCCAGCCGCTCCCCTATCCCGGCCCAACCCTCACTCCCGACCAACCCCACCCTCTTCTCTACTTCCCTGCCACTGACATACGGGCTCCACATGTTGGGGTCATCCCCTTCCACCGaccgagccggactcgagctcgagtccgaccCGGCCAGGCTGCCTCCCCTCGTCTCTCGGCATGCATGCCGAGGCCCCGCAGCCGCCCCTTTATAAGCAGCCTCCAGGACCCCCCCCGACCCACCAAAGCCCTCAGCAACCGCCCTCTgcctcgcaaaccctagctcgcgcggccgcagccgctcgAGTACGATCGCGCCTTCAAACCCGCCGCCTCGCCGACCCAATCTCGCCTCCAAccgccgccggagctccgctTTGAGGCGAGCAAGGTAGCCCCTCTGATTTCCCTCTCAATCTCGCCTTCTCGAGCGTGCGATTTCTCACCGGAGTCgccacgccgcgcgccgccatCAAACGCCCCTCTCTGGCCCGCGGTTTCCCATCCCGAGCCCCTAGACGCGTTCTCCATCATGCCCTCTTCCTCCTGACCCAAACCCGAGTCGAAACCGAGCCCCGGACTGCTGTTTGGTGAAGTCCGGCGAGATTccggccgctcgccgccgcgaaacccgccgcccgcgccgccttgGCCGCCGCGCgctgttggatctagatccaacagaTCAGATTCGATCTACCCCGAGTCAGCCCAACCCCGTACCGGTCGACCCTAGCTAGTTTTGCACAATAGTCCCTCTATTTTATGAAAATCAATCCGCGCTCcaccctagttcaaaagtattttcgattaggtccttttcttatgttttagcccctttctttttctaaaATCCAACTTGCCATCCCTAACCCATCGGTTTTCTATATTAACCCCCGAGTTTAAggtttatttatgttttagccctctATTtttttgttcagagcccttttagttttaaaccttttacaaataagcccctagaaccatgttttagccataacttctacatttcaacTCCGTggtcatcgattcttgcgcccACATGATCCTTGCGATgtgtacagtagctttataaccttgttttgttctgtttacattgtttggtgtactgtttcttatttgttgtacttgtttgtttgtatgaacTTGTGTGGTGCGATAGACGGTGTGTAGTTCGAGAATccgcaagaccaaggctttgaagacgccTCTGAGTAGCAGCAGTGCTTTGAAGAAGGCAAATGGTTCTTGATCATAATTCGGCCCGAATAATCTTAATACACACCTTtatttatatgcatgcatgagtCTATAAtttgatggatcccaaactaaggacatgcctagtgtCTATTGTACTTTGGTTTGTTAACTTGGAAACAATGCTACACTTGTTTTACTTCATATTTTGGGATACCTTTATGGTGTTAATTATAAGATTATTATCTTAAGTGGAACATGGAGGAGCACCTacgaaaacagtgcaaccacaatactacatggctttggccttggctaattaattagaaactttagcttatgataatcttaccgaaatggcaagaggggttgcatcattcgggtatagctcggtcctcttgaggttgtGATATagtcctggttaaggcgtcttcctcattaggagagttatgaccattttgacttgaaaccttagcggattgtcataagttagggattTAGGGAGCCTTTGTaaagcctcgtagtgaatccctaccactcatctcggaagtgtttaagggctctGCAAATccaggcatcaagggaaacacgagttgtgggtaaagtgtacaacctctgtagcGTGTAAAcagatatatcagctgtgctcatggttaagagcgctTTGGagcctcacatgataattgaacttgaaaaatgatctaaattgatgttctttgtTTATGTTGTTggtacttatctcttttacttaCTTAAGGGTTTATGGTATATACTTGCACATAggtaatgcttgctaaataaaactggACCAACTAAAagtgcttatcgcagtcaaaccatgtcagctattCCTTGaaattggccttgcatgtcatataatttactccacttgatGAGTACCGATCATAAGTTTAGTCACGCTTGCTTTACTAAAactaatgctgctcagaacaagatagttgtccagagttccctgaagacttcgaggagttctaggcatatgtctcgcagtcatctgcctgtgaagttgaagttccgCTGCTTGTTAAAGACGtttatttgtttgcttaagattaTGACTTTCGGTCCTGTAATAAAGTACTTTAATACTCTCTTTCGCTATAATATtatttcggatatacacttgtatcgtctatcgtatgtgtgtgaacttgatcctggcgcacatatgagatgcatctgGTTtcttcttaaaaccgggtgtgacaatttTGTTATTCATCTCTACAAaacacattttattttttgaatcAAGGTTTATTCCGGAAAAAACAGCATTGCTTTTGGAGAAACACTTGATATTAGAATAGACTTTCCGGTATGTGTTTGCATATATATTGAGAGTTTGCACATCTTGTTTGTTTCTATGCATATATAAATATTTTAtaacttcttttcttctttagttttggacaTTGGAAACTGGAAACAATTTATGTAATTATTGTTTTTGTGAGTACATTCACACTTTTACAAGTGACAAAGTGATGAGTGCCGATATCTAAGTACATAAACACCATTCACAAGTACATTTCTCATTGTGTGGGCATGATAGTTTAATATTTGATCACATTTTTCAAATGATAGATGATGAGAATGAAGGAAGAACTCCTCTTGGTGGATAGGattaaaattttaaaatattaaatatttATTGGCACCATGAATTAAATTgttaaaatattaaatattattagcatgttcaaattcaaagaaaaatatttttaaattaTTATGTTGTTTAGTATAATCTATATTTCGATTAACAATGTAAAACTATGCTAAGCTTGCTAGCCAACCGAACCCGCTTTGAGACGTACTATAAACAAACTGATCTAAATTCTCTTCTTAATTTCTTAGACTTAACAACTCGAGCCAGAATTAGTCAACCAGGCATGAAGAAGccactacttgtatatggtacCAGTACCAACCTGTTTGCTTGTACGTAAAGATGTCCATCTACTTATACGTTTGGTCGGCCAAGTTCGTGTTGTGGAACCCAATCACTTTATTTGGATCGGTTTGATTCTTTTATTCAGCAAGGTTGCTCGTAACTATCACTAATTATTCTTTGAAGAAATGGCCATAGCATGCAGTTGACGGTGTGTGCGCTTGCATTTATAGTCATAGGGCTGCATCTGCTTGTGTAAATATGTAAGTGTCGTATAAAAAATAACAATTCAACTGCTCAGTTGGATAATGTTGTTAAGTACCTTACGAGTAACTAATCAGTTTTCGTTCAAATGCCAAAAACTTAATCAGCAAGATGACCTGGACGAGACTTGGCCATTATTTTTCACGACTCGGAGAGCAAAGAAGCCAGCACGTCTTGTGCTAGTACTGGTTATTAAGCTAATAACAGCTATAATCATCACACCTAAAACAACGGCGTGTTTAAGAGGTGCCATCAGCGAGATGCCAGGATAGGGTACCGTATGACCAGCCTTAACGCATGTTAGTGGCGTCGTTGATTCTCACGAATTTTGGACATACGTGACCATAGAAGGTTCGTGGTGCTAGGTAGATGTTCAGTGGCCAGGGTACTAGGTTTACAATATTGGTCCGTGATGAACGGAAGTACCGCTAGACGTATTATTCGAATGAAATTTAAGCGTTCATAGTAACTTCTAGCTAGGATTCATTTTTTAAGCTAAAGAAAATCTGTATTCTCAAGGTAAAATAATCAGTCTTATACTTAAATTATAATAGCCTAGTAAATGATACAAGTGTACCGCGACTCTTTTTTATTATTGTTGCCTTAAGTTATATGTTGGACCCCTCCATAATATGGCTCCCCCGCACCCTATATCACCAACCGAACATCCCTAGCCTTTCGTTTTTCCATCGAAGCTCTTCCGAGCTGCCCACGGCCACCTATGCCCGCCTCCCAATTACCGCACCCCCGTTCTCCACCATCGACCCACGATCGGTGCGCTTTTCACGGATGATGACCACGCAACTAACTTGAGCCACTCCTGATAAAAAAAACTACCTTGCAAAAGCTCTAAAAGTGAAATCCCCATTCCATTCCATTTTCCACCAGTTTCAACACCGTTCTAGGAAGGGACCACCAACGAGATCCCCTTCACGGGTTTTCCTCTTCATTTTCAACCTGTCATATGGTTGCAATCTTGTGTCATCACATGAACGAGAAAGTAAAGTTATAGTCTTCGACTTATTTAGGAAACCACAAGCCGATACCCAACACATCCTAGATAAATGCGTTGAACAATtaaattatttttattattCATTTGTAAAAAGCCACATTTCATTTCTGATTGTGCGGGCATGATAGTTTAATATATTTGTTATATTTTCTAAATGATAGATGATGAGAATGAAGGAAGAACTCCTCTTGGTGGATAGGATTCTGGCAATCTGGTAGGAACTCATACGGTTTCATAATTGCAAGGTCTTATATGCCAAAGGAACATTCTGCTTCAACGGAAAGCTTAATCAACAACTGTCGTCGGCGTGTGATGTAAACAAAACACTATTAACTGATGGATCGTGATGACGAGTTATATACTTGTGATGAGTTATATAGTTGTGCATTTGTAAATACTAATATATTCGTAAATACTTGTATACTTGTATATTGGATATATACTTAAGTACGTGCTGGATCGTAACATGttatttagtttcaaaagaTTTCAACATGATCACGGCTGATGGACGTATAGCAGAGTACGAGCTCGGGTACACGGGTAGACGTAACAATTGTGCATAAATAAACAGCAACAAAAGAAATAAAACTGGAAACAaaaagtaaaattacttttattACCGGTCGGCACAACAACAACTACTACTGGGACTGCCTTAGCGCATTAGCGTGGCAACCCCATTAGTAACAGTTGGTGTTACCAACTAATACTAAAGGTTCCTTGCCCCTCCAATATTTCTGGATGGAAAAGCCATTGGTTCTATATCGGAAACCATAACCCCCAACTTCCTGAAAGATCTAGGaaaccccctgtcgtgaggccgTAGTGGAACAACgatattcctggatggaaaagctattggttctacatcgaaaataATGTCCCCCAACTTCCTGAAAGATCTGGATTGGATTTGCAGATATATCAAGAAACCTAGTACCCTGGCCACTGACCACCTAGCTAGCACCACGAACCTTCGTAAATACAGACTTTTGGACGATCTAGACGAATCAAGAAATAATACATGTCAATTCCATCTCCATCCATGGCCAGGCTGGGTTTTAGCTAATGAGTTAGCTTGCGCAAGTTTTAGATGATTGGCGTACAATAATACAAGTATTCGTTGAAACCTTAGGATGGCCTAAACAACAATTTTTTTTGCATCCAATATTCAGATGTTCTAACGAAGCTTAGCTTATCATGTTTGGGGACTTTGTCATAAATTATGCATTTTTATCATTATTTGCTAGATGATTAATTTTTCATGACGCGTGCCATCATGACCAATTGTTAGGCACTTGCCCGGCCACCTACTAACTATGGCCCATGGGCACGATTAGCTAGGTGTTGCTTCAGCCAGAAAAAATCAATTTTTTTGATGTCTGAATACCCCCGCGCGGAGTCAACTAAcacaaattttattttcttttgtAGCCCACCCATGGAGGGATGAGCGCATGCAATAAAGATAAATCGGTGATGTCAACTAGAGTTTAAAACTAAAAGGTCAATAATCTCTACCCATAAATTAACTTTTATTTCAACATTTTTCCAGATAGGCCAGAGTTGGGGTATAGACTAACTTCCTTGCGAAACTCTGCAAGTGACCGCGTATGCATGGATGAACACCAGTTAGTTATAGGTACTAGCTAGGTTGCCTGGCTCATGATCATCAACAAAGCTGCTTCTTTATATGGAAGGAATAGTCCACAGAGATGACGAGGTTTACCTTTACGTGATCCTTGGATGACCGCAGACGATCAAAACCACCGCCAGCTCTCTCATCCCTTATAGGTCTAACACTAGTAGTAGAGTAGCTAGAGTCACCTTGCTGCTACCGCTTGCATACTGCGTCGAGTGCTTATGAATTATTGCTAGTCATCTAATGCCGTACTACAGGTGCTCCTCCTGTCCTATTCCCACAAGCTGCCTCACTGGCTTCCTTTCCCATTTGAAACCACGCGTGTGCACCTATATCACTGACACACAGCGGCAGACTCTTTCTCTCTGACAAAAGCCACCTTCTTAGTTGCACATTGATCTCGCGTGTTGCACTGACCAGCTAATTGAGTTGTGGGATATATTAAGAAAATGATGAAGAGGCTGGGTATTTGCTTGGAATAGAATGATTAAGAGGATTGGATTTCCAGATATATCAAGAAATGGATTTCCTAAGGAATAAAAGGTTGAACTGTTTGAAATGGTTTTTTTAAGATGGAACCAAGATTATTAGGTTTTGAGTATTAACCTTATATGATTCTTTGGTGTGTTTGGGAATTTCGATAGATATAGTGAATTGGAAAGGAATTAAATATGAATTTCTGGATATAAGAAAAGGGTTTTCGACTATTTGAAAGTTTTAGATATTGGAACATGGTTCCATTGAGTTTCAACTAAGAATTTAGAGATGGAAATAGGTTTATACATTGTTGTAGTATTTTACTGTGGTTTTCTAAGGACTTATTGAG
Proteins encoded:
- the LOC112878658 gene encoding protein GOS9-like — its product is MAMIAVGPFGGAQGTSHDMTGTSKKLQSVTVYSSKDGAGGHINGISFSYENDQGSTTSVDTWGTAAGSKATFTIPAGAYLANLSGTFDNNVKSLTFVTSDGEPYGPYGDPAAGKGFEIPMHKGAIVGFFAHSGGVLNSLGAYVGAQP